Proteins found in one Cellulomonas palmilytica genomic segment:
- a CDS encoding TerC family protein: protein MDVSSLVWSLTGVGVVGLLVFDFFAHVRTPHEPTFRESAWWSTVYIVLALLFGVAVGAFWGWDHGAEYFAGYVTEKSLSVDNLFVFLIIMTRFAVPRAFQQKVLLVGVAIALVLRTIFILLGAAAIERWSWVFYIFGAFLVYTGVKLAREDHDTAEEEQGGDGVVVRFVRRLFPTTTEYDRDRLTTVVDGKRLLTPMLLVMVAIGSTDILFALDSIPAIYGLTEEPYIVFTANAFALLGLRQLYFLIGGLLERLVYLSQGLAVILGFIGVKLLLHAMHTNELPFVNGGEHVEWAPEIPIWLSLTVILGTLAVATVASLVKTRSDRRVAAGQE from the coding sequence GTGGATGTCTCGAGCCTTGTCTGGTCGCTCACCGGGGTCGGCGTCGTCGGTCTGCTCGTCTTCGACTTCTTCGCACACGTGCGCACGCCGCACGAACCGACGTTCCGCGAGTCGGCCTGGTGGTCGACGGTGTACATCGTCCTCGCGCTGCTGTTCGGCGTGGCTGTCGGCGCGTTCTGGGGCTGGGACCACGGCGCGGAGTACTTCGCGGGGTACGTGACCGAGAAGAGCCTGTCGGTCGACAACCTGTTCGTGTTCCTCATCATCATGACGAGGTTCGCCGTCCCGCGGGCGTTCCAGCAGAAGGTCCTTCTCGTCGGGGTCGCGATCGCCCTAGTGCTGCGGACGATCTTCATCCTGCTGGGCGCGGCGGCGATCGAACGCTGGTCGTGGGTCTTCTACATCTTCGGTGCGTTCCTCGTGTACACGGGCGTGAAGCTCGCGCGCGAGGACCACGACACAGCCGAGGAGGAGCAGGGCGGCGACGGGGTCGTCGTGCGGTTCGTGCGTCGGCTGTTCCCGACGACGACCGAGTACGACCGCGACCGCCTCACGACCGTGGTCGACGGCAAGCGCCTGCTGACGCCGATGCTCCTGGTGATGGTCGCGATCGGCTCGACGGACATCCTGTTCGCGCTCGACTCGATCCCCGCGATCTACGGCCTGACCGAGGAGCCGTACATCGTCTTCACCGCGAACGCCTTCGCGCTGCTCGGCCTGCGCCAGCTGTACTTCCTCATCGGGGGGCTGCTCGAGCGGCTCGTGTACCTCTCGCAGGGCCTGGCGGTCATCCTCGGCTTCATCGGCGTGAAGCTCCTGCTGCACGCGATGCACACCAACGAGCTGCCGTTCGTCAACGGCGGCGAGCACGTCGAGTGGGCGCCCGAGATCCCGATCTGGCTCTCGCTCACCGTGATCCTGGGGACGCTCGCGGTCGCGACCGTCGCCAGCCTCGTCAAGACACGCAGCGACCGTCGCGTCGCCGCCGGACAGGAGTGA
- a CDS encoding VOC family protein, whose product MAARIQVTFDAASPPTLGAFWAEVLGYVEDSPPPPYATWDEALDAMGVPLDQRDTAYAVVDPDGAGPRLWFQKVPEEKAGKNRVHLDVTVRPDLPRDQRPVAVRARVGELERLGARRLYEMEENGSFWVTMQDPEGNEFCVQ is encoded by the coding sequence ATGGCAGCACGGATCCAGGTCACGTTCGACGCCGCGAGCCCGCCCACGCTCGGCGCCTTCTGGGCCGAGGTGCTCGGGTACGTCGAGGACTCCCCGCCGCCGCCGTACGCGACGTGGGACGAGGCCCTCGACGCGATGGGTGTCCCGCTCGACCAGCGGGACACGGCGTACGCGGTCGTCGACCCCGACGGCGCCGGCCCGCGCCTGTGGTTCCAGAAGGTCCCCGAGGAGAAGGCGGGCAAGAACCGCGTGCACCTCGACGTGACCGTCCGCCCGGACCTCCCGCGCGACCAGCGTCCCGTCGCCGTGCGCGCGCGGGTCGGTGAGCTCGAGCGGCTCGGGGCGCGTCGCCTCTACGAGATGGAGGAGAACGGCAGCTTCTGGGTGACGATGCAGGACCCGGAGGGCAACGAGTTCTGCGTGCAGTGA
- the uvrB gene encoding excinuclease ABC subunit UvrB — protein MRPVTELQRTVAPFEVVSEYTPSGDQPQAIAELTRRLQAGEKDVVLLGATGTGKSATTAWLIEQVQRPTLVMAPNKTLAAQLATEFRELLPNNAVEYFVSYYDYYQPEAYIAQTDTYIEKDSSINDEVERLRHSATSSLLTRRDVVVVASVSCIYGLGTPQEYVDRMVTLRVGDQVDRDQLLRRFVQMQYSRNDMAFTRGTFRVRGDTVEIIPMYEELAVRIEFFGDEIEAIATLHPLTGEVVRAEDEMMIFPATHYVAGPERMERAIHGIEAELEERLAELERQNKLLEAQRLRMRTTYDIELMRQVGSCSGIENYSRHIDGRAAGSAPNTLLDFFPEDFLLVIDESHVTVPQIGAMFEGDMSRKRSLVEHGFRLPSATDNRPLRWEEFVERIGQTVYLSATPGDYELSMADGVVEQIIRPTGLVDPEVVVKPTKGQIDDLLGEIRDRVERDERVLVTTLTKKMAEDLTDYLLEKGVRVRYLHSEVDTLRRVELLRELRLGEYDVLVGINLLREGLDLPEVSLVAILDADKEGFLRSGKSLIQTIGRAARNVSGQVHMYADKVTAAMQLAIDETNRRREKQVAYNLEHGIDPQPLRKKIGDITDMLAREDADTAELLGGGGRQASRGKAPVPGFGSKAAPADERTRLTGAAAGELATLIQELTEQMHAAAGELQFELAARLRDEISGLKKELRQMQAATA, from the coding sequence ATGCGTCCAGTCACGGAGCTCCAGCGGACCGTCGCGCCCTTCGAGGTCGTGTCCGAGTACACGCCGTCCGGCGACCAGCCCCAGGCGATCGCCGAGCTCACGCGCCGGCTGCAGGCCGGCGAGAAGGACGTCGTGCTGCTGGGTGCGACGGGCACCGGCAAGTCGGCGACGACCGCCTGGCTGATCGAGCAGGTGCAGCGGCCCACCCTCGTCATGGCGCCGAACAAGACGCTGGCGGCGCAGCTCGCGACGGAGTTCCGCGAGCTGCTGCCGAACAACGCGGTCGAGTACTTCGTCTCGTACTACGACTACTACCAGCCCGAGGCGTACATCGCGCAGACGGACACGTACATCGAGAAGGACTCGTCGATCAACGACGAGGTCGAGCGGCTGCGGCACTCGGCGACGTCCTCGCTGCTCACGCGACGCGACGTCGTCGTCGTCGCGTCGGTGTCCTGCATCTACGGCCTGGGCACGCCGCAGGAGTACGTGGACCGCATGGTCACGCTGCGCGTCGGTGACCAGGTCGACCGCGACCAGCTCCTGCGCCGGTTCGTGCAGATGCAGTACTCGCGCAACGACATGGCGTTCACGCGCGGCACGTTCCGGGTGCGCGGTGACACGGTCGAGATCATCCCGATGTACGAGGAGCTGGCGGTCCGCATCGAGTTCTTCGGTGACGAGATCGAGGCGATCGCCACCCTGCACCCGCTGACGGGCGAGGTGGTCCGCGCCGAGGACGAGATGATGATCTTCCCCGCGACGCACTACGTCGCCGGGCCCGAGCGCATGGAGCGCGCGATCCACGGGATCGAGGCCGAGCTCGAGGAGCGGCTGGCCGAGCTCGAGCGGCAGAACAAGCTGCTGGAGGCCCAGCGCCTGCGCATGCGCACGACGTACGACATCGAGCTGATGCGCCAGGTCGGCTCGTGCTCCGGCATCGAGAACTACTCGCGCCACATCGACGGGCGCGCCGCCGGCTCGGCCCCCAACACGTTGCTGGACTTCTTTCCCGAGGACTTCCTGCTCGTCATCGACGAGTCGCACGTGACCGTTCCGCAGATCGGTGCCATGTTCGAGGGCGACATGTCGCGCAAGCGCTCGCTCGTCGAGCACGGGTTCCGCCTGCCGAGCGCCACCGACAACCGGCCGCTGCGGTGGGAGGAGTTCGTCGAGCGGATCGGCCAGACGGTGTACCTGTCGGCCACGCCCGGCGACTACGAGCTGTCGATGGCCGACGGCGTGGTCGAGCAGATCATCCGGCCGACGGGCCTCGTCGACCCGGAGGTCGTGGTCAAGCCGACCAAGGGACAGATCGACGACCTGCTCGGCGAGATCCGTGACCGTGTCGAGCGCGACGAGCGCGTGCTCGTCACGACGCTCACCAAGAAGATGGCCGAGGACCTCACGGACTACCTGCTCGAGAAGGGCGTGCGGGTGCGCTACCTGCACTCCGAGGTCGACACGCTGCGCCGCGTGGAGCTGCTGCGCGAGCTGCGGCTCGGCGAGTACGACGTGCTGGTCGGGATCAACCTGCTGCGCGAGGGACTGGACCTGCCCGAGGTCTCGCTCGTGGCGATCCTCGACGCGGACAAGGAGGGCTTCCTGCGCTCGGGCAAGTCGCTCATCCAGACGATCGGGCGCGCGGCGCGCAACGTGTCGGGTCAGGTCCACATGTATGCGGACAAGGTCACGGCGGCGATGCAGCTCGCGATCGACGAGACGAACCGGCGCCGCGAGAAGCAGGTCGCGTACAACCTCGAGCACGGGATCGACCCGCAGCCGCTGCGCAAGAAGATCGGTGACATCACCGACATGCTGGCGCGGGAGGACGCGGACACCGCCGAGCTGCTGGGCGGCGGCGGTCGCCAGGCGAGCCGCGGCAAGGCGCCCGTCCCGGGGTTCGGCTCGAAGGCCGCGCCCGCGGACGAGCGCACACGCCTCACCGGTGCGGCGGCGGGCGAGCTCGCCACGCTCATCCAGGAGCTCACCGAGCAGATGCACGCGGCGGCGGGGGAGCTGCAGTTCGAGCTCGCCGCGCGCCTGCGCGACGAGATCTCCGGCCTGAAGAAGGAGCTGCGGCAGATGCAGGCCGCGACCGCCTGA
- the coaE gene encoding dephospho-CoA kinase, translating to MQRIGLTGGIAAGKSVAARRLAELGAVVVDADALARQAVAPGTPGLDAVVESFGEGVLAADGSLDRAALASLVFGDDEHRRALEAIVHPVVRRLSAEREAAAATADPGAVVVHDIPLLVETGQAGSFHLVVVVHAPAVLRVERLVRLRGMSRDDAEARVAAQASDDERLAAADVVLDGSGTDAHLRAQVDELWDRLCTERTQERAAEETDARHG from the coding sequence ATGCAGCGCATCGGGTTGACGGGCGGGATCGCGGCAGGCAAGTCGGTGGCGGCTCGCCGCCTCGCGGAGCTGGGTGCGGTCGTCGTCGACGCCGACGCGCTCGCCCGCCAGGCCGTGGCGCCCGGCACCCCGGGCCTCGACGCGGTGGTCGAGTCGTTCGGGGAGGGCGTGCTCGCGGCGGACGGGTCGCTCGACCGGGCCGCACTGGCGTCCCTGGTGTTCGGGGACGACGAGCATCGGCGTGCGCTCGAGGCGATCGTGCACCCCGTGGTGCGCCGGCTCTCGGCCGAGCGCGAGGCGGCGGCGGCCACGGCCGACCCCGGCGCGGTCGTCGTCCACGACATCCCGCTGCTGGTCGAGACCGGTCAGGCGGGCTCGTTCCACCTGGTCGTCGTCGTCCACGCACCCGCGGTGCTGCGCGTCGAGCGGCTGGTGCGACTGCGCGGCATGTCGCGCGACGACGCCGAGGCGCGGGTCGCGGCGCAGGCGAGCGACGACGAGCGGCTGGCGGCGGCGGACGTCGTGCTCGACGGGTCCGGCACGGACGCACACCTGCGGGCCCAGGTCGACGAGCTGTGGGACCGGTTGTGCACCGAGCGCACGCAGGAGCGCGCCGCGGAGGAGACCGACGCGCGCCACGGCTGA
- the rpsA gene encoding 30S ribosomal protein S1 has product MSISTPAKSGTPQVAVNDIGTAEDLLAAIDATIKYFNDGDIVEGVVVKVDRDEVLLDIGYKTEGVIPSRELSIKHDVDPGEVVKVGDEVEALVLQKEDKEGRLILSKKRAQYERAWGTIEKIKEEDGVVTGTVIEVVKGGLILDIGLRGFLPASLVEMRRVRDLGPYVGKEIEAKIIELDKNRNNVVLSRRAWLEQTQSEVRSTFLQTLQKGQVRPGVVSSIVNFGAFVDLGGVDGLVHVSELSWKHIDHPSEVVEVGQEVTVEVLDVDFDRERVSLSLKATQEDPWQAFARTHAIGQVVPGKVTKLVPFGAFVRVEDGIEGLVHISELAVRHVEIPEQVVQVGDDVFVKVIDIDLERRRISLSLKQANEGFDPESEDFDPALYGMAAEYDEQGNYKYPEGFDPTTNEWLEGFEAQREAWEAQYAAAHARWEAHRKQVADAQKADAEAQTPEGAAPAPSTYSSSTDEATGTLASDEALAALREKLTGN; this is encoded by the coding sequence ATGAGCATCTCCACCCCCGCGAAGTCCGGCACGCCGCAGGTCGCGGTCAACGACATCGGCACGGCCGAGGACCTCCTCGCCGCGATCGACGCCACCATCAAGTACTTCAACGACGGCGACATCGTCGAGGGCGTCGTCGTCAAGGTCGACCGCGACGAGGTCCTGCTGGACATCGGCTACAAGACCGAGGGCGTCATCCCCTCCCGCGAGCTGTCCATCAAGCACGACGTGGACCCCGGCGAGGTCGTCAAGGTCGGCGACGAGGTCGAGGCCCTCGTCCTCCAGAAGGAGGACAAGGAGGGCCGGCTGATCCTGTCCAAGAAGCGGGCGCAGTACGAGCGCGCGTGGGGCACGATCGAGAAGATCAAGGAGGAGGACGGCGTCGTCACCGGCACCGTCATCGAGGTCGTCAAGGGCGGCCTCATCCTCGACATCGGTCTGCGCGGCTTCCTTCCCGCGTCGCTCGTCGAGATGCGTCGTGTCCGCGACCTCGGCCCCTACGTGGGCAAGGAGATCGAGGCCAAGATCATCGAGCTCGACAAGAACCGCAACAACGTGGTCCTGTCGCGCCGCGCGTGGCTCGAGCAGACGCAGTCCGAGGTCCGCTCCACCTTCCTGCAGACGCTGCAGAAGGGCCAGGTGCGTCCCGGTGTCGTCTCGTCGATCGTCAACTTCGGTGCGTTCGTCGACCTGGGCGGCGTGGACGGGCTCGTGCACGTCTCCGAGCTGTCCTGGAAGCACATCGACCACCCGTCCGAGGTCGTCGAGGTCGGCCAGGAGGTCACGGTCGAGGTCCTGGACGTCGACTTCGACCGCGAGCGGGTCTCGCTGTCGCTGAAGGCGACGCAGGAGGACCCGTGGCAGGCGTTCGCCCGGACGCACGCCATCGGCCAGGTCGTGCCCGGCAAGGTCACCAAGCTCGTCCCGTTCGGTGCGTTCGTGCGCGTCGAGGACGGCATCGAGGGTCTGGTGCACATCTCGGAGCTGGCCGTGCGCCACGTCGAGATCCCGGAGCAGGTCGTGCAGGTCGGCGACGACGTGTTCGTCAAGGTCATCGACATCGACCTCGAGCGTCGCCGCATCTCGCTGTCGCTCAAGCAGGCGAACGAGGGCTTCGACCCCGAGTCGGAGGACTTCGACCCCGCGCTGTACGGCATGGCGGCCGAGTACGACGAGCAGGGCAACTACAAGTACCCGGAGGGCTTCGACCCGACGACGAACGAGTGGCTCGAGGGCTTCGAGGCGCAGCGCGAGGCGTGGGAGGCCCAGTACGCGGCCGCGCACGCCCGCTGGGAGGCGCACCGCAAGCAGGTCGCCGACGCGCAGAAGGCCGACGCCGAGGCGCAGACGCCCGAGGGTGCTGCTCCGGCGCCGTCGACCTACTCGTCGTCGACCGACGAGGCCACGGGGACGCTCGCGTCCGACGAGGCGCTCGCCGCTCTGCGCGAGAAGCTCACGGGCAACTGA
- a CDS encoding 6-phosphofructokinase, with the protein MRVGLLTGGGDVPGLNAAIRAVVKRGEGEYGHQIVGFRNGWKGVVDGDVQPLTRKDIRNVLPVGGTLLGTARFHPHSSDGGIDAVLATLEAERLEALICIGGDGTLHAASKMAEAGVKIVAIPKTIDNDVWGTDQSIGFDTAVTVATDAVDRIHTTAESHNRVMIVEVMGRHAGWIATTAGIAGGAEIVLAPEAPFDIERIERFLKHRHRAHASFSIIVVAEGAVPAEGTAMHYETQVGKFGEIVAGAIGERLKAEIEQRTGFDTRVTVLGHVQRGGTPTPTDRILGSRFGVAAIDAVSQGRSNVMTALRGDRVELVPLEEVAGKVKHVPAELLAVASALA; encoded by the coding sequence GTGCGAGTCGGTCTGCTCACCGGTGGTGGCGACGTCCCGGGGCTGAACGCAGCCATCCGGGCCGTGGTCAAGCGAGGCGAGGGGGAGTACGGCCACCAGATCGTCGGCTTCCGCAACGGCTGGAAGGGCGTGGTCGACGGCGACGTCCAGCCCCTCACGCGCAAGGACATCCGCAACGTCCTCCCCGTCGGCGGCACGCTGCTGGGCACGGCACGGTTCCACCCGCACTCGTCCGACGGCGGCATCGACGCGGTGCTCGCCACGCTCGAGGCGGAGCGGCTCGAGGCGCTGATCTGCATCGGTGGCGACGGCACGCTGCACGCCGCGAGCAAGATGGCCGAGGCGGGCGTGAAGATCGTCGCGATCCCCAAGACGATCGACAACGACGTGTGGGGCACCGACCAGTCGATCGGCTTCGACACGGCCGTCACGGTCGCGACCGACGCGGTGGACCGCATCCACACGACCGCGGAGAGCCACAACCGCGTCATGATCGTCGAGGTGATGGGCCGGCACGCGGGCTGGATCGCGACGACCGCGGGCATCGCGGGCGGCGCGGAGATCGTGCTGGCGCCCGAGGCCCCGTTCGACATCGAGCGCATCGAGCGGTTCCTCAAGCACCGCCACCGCGCGCACGCGAGCTTCTCGATCATCGTCGTCGCGGAGGGCGCGGTGCCCGCCGAGGGCACGGCGATGCACTACGAGACGCAGGTCGGCAAGTTCGGCGAGATCGTCGCGGGTGCGATCGGCGAGCGGCTCAAGGCGGAGATCGAGCAGCGCACCGGCTTCGACACGCGCGTGACCGTCCTCGGTCACGTGCAGCGCGGCGGCACGCCCACGCCGACCGACCGGATCCTCGGCAGCCGGTTCGGCGTCGCAGCCATCGACGCGGTCTCGCAGGGGCGCTCGAACGTCATGACCGCGCTGCGCGGCGACCGGGTCGAGCTGGTCCCGCTCGAGGAGGTCGCGGGCAAGGTCAAGCACGTCCCCGCCGAGCTGCTCGCGGTCGCCAGCGCGCTCGCCTGA
- a CDS encoding class I SAM-dependent methyltransferase: MAPAAHDDDHLTEELAEVAFRHVADDGTAGRRWWDANAAEYLDEHGEFLGPADFVWCPEGLREADAHLLGDLAPGTRVLEVGAGAAQCSRWLAAQGARVLATDVSRSMLAAGRRYDEVAGVRVPAVVADARRLPLPDACVDVAFTAFGAIPFVPDARAVHAEAARVLRPGGRWVFAVTHPLRWAFPDDPEGLTAIRSYFDRRPYVELGSSGSVLYAEYHRTLGDHVADVVGAGLVLDRVVEPQWPAGHERTWGGWGPVRGALLPGTAIFVTHRP; encoded by the coding sequence ATGGCCCCCGCCGCGCACGACGACGACCACCTGACCGAGGAGCTCGCCGAGGTGGCGTTCCGCCACGTGGCCGACGACGGCACCGCGGGACGCCGCTGGTGGGACGCGAACGCCGCCGAGTACCTCGACGAGCACGGCGAGTTCCTGGGCCCCGCGGACTTCGTGTGGTGCCCGGAGGGCCTGCGCGAGGCCGACGCCCATCTCCTCGGCGACCTCGCTCCCGGCACGCGCGTCCTCGAGGTCGGCGCGGGCGCCGCTCAGTGCAGCCGCTGGCTCGCCGCTCAGGGTGCGCGCGTCCTCGCGACCGACGTGTCGCGGTCGATGCTCGCCGCGGGTCGCCGGTACGACGAGGTCGCCGGCGTGCGGGTGCCCGCGGTCGTCGCCGACGCGCGCCGCCTGCCGCTGCCCGACGCGTGCGTCGACGTCGCGTTCACGGCGTTCGGCGCGATCCCGTTCGTCCCCGACGCCCGCGCCGTGCACGCCGAGGCGGCGCGCGTGCTGCGTCCGGGTGGACGGTGGGTGTTCGCGGTGACGCACCCGCTGCGGTGGGCGTTCCCCGACGACCCCGAAGGCCTGACCGCGATCCGCTCGTACTTCGACCGGCGCCCGTACGTCGAGCTCGGCTCGTCGGGTTCGGTCCTGTACGCCGAGTACCACCGCACGCTCGGTGACCACGTGGCCGACGTCGTCGGCGCCGGCCTGGTCCTCGACCGCGTGGTGGAGCCCCAGTGGCCCGCGGGCCACGAGCGCACGTGGGGCGGCTGGGGCCCCGTGCGCGGTGCGCTCCTGCCGGGCACCGCGATCTTCGTGACG